A region of the Corynebacterium endometrii genome:
GTGACAGAGACTCCAGGATCACTAGCCACGCAATGGCGTGCCGCCGTGAGCGATCTGCTGGGACGAGCCGGCAAGCCGCAGTCCGGCATTCCAGCTTTGTCAGCCCCGGCACGCCTGTACCTTCAGCTCCTCAATCCGGTCATGGAAGCAGATGGCTGGGCATTGCTTTCCGCTCCCGACGACCATGCCAAGCACATCGTCGAATCCGAGCTAATAGGCCACATCGGCCCAGTTCTATCCACGCACTTAGGCCATGATGTGCGCGTAGCCATCATTCTTGACACCCCGGCGCCGGAACCCGCCCCGGAGCCGTCGGTGGAAGCAGCGCCCGCGCCGGAGCCAAGCCCCGCACCCGCGCCACGGCCTGCGCCGAGCCCGGGGACCAGCCCGGTGGCCAGGACCGAAGATAATTGGGATTCCACCCACGCGCCGGCCAGCCTGGACGAGCTGGCCGAGCAGTTCAACCGGCAGCAGGCCGAGGCTGAGGCGCCGCAGGATTATTCCCAAGGCTCCCGCTTGCCACGCGAGACCCCGGCGCATGACCCCAACCGCGATCAGTCGCTGAACCCGAAGCACACGTTCGATTCCTTCGTCATCGGCTCATCCAACCGCTTCGCCAACGGCGCCGCCGTGGCCGTGGCGGAAAACCCCGCCAAGGCGTACAACCCCCTATTTATTTGGGGCGGATCCGGCCTGGGCAAGACCCACCTGCTCCACGCCGCGGGCAACTACGCGCAGCTGCTGCACCCAGGCCTGCGGGTTAAATACGTCTCCTCCGAGGAATTCACCAATGATTACATCAATTCATTGCGTGACGACCGGCAGGAATCCTTCAAGCGCCGCTACCGCAACCTAGACATCCTCATGGTGGATGACATCCAGTTCCTAGAGGGTAAGGAGTCCACCCAGGAGGAGTTCTTCCACACCTTCAACGCGCTGCACCAGGCCAACAAGCAAATCATCCTGTCCTCTGATCGCCCGCCGCGCCAGCTCACCACGCTGGAAGACCGCCTGCGCACCCGTTTCGAGGGCGGGCTCATCACGGACGTGCAACCACCGGACTTGGAAACCCGCATCGCCATCTTGATGAAGAAGGCCCAGGCGGACGGCACCGTCATTCACCGGGACGTGCTGGAACTCATCGCGTCGCGCTTCGAATCCTCGATCCGCGAGCTCGAAGGCGCGCTCATTCGCGTCTCTGCCTACGCCTCCCTCAACCATGCCCCGATCACCGTGGACATGGCGCGCGAGGCGCTTCACGACCTAGCGCCGGAAGGCGGACACGCGCAGATCACGCCGACGACCATCATCGAGGTCACCGCGGCCTACTTCGATATTGATCCGGAGATGCTTACCGGCGCCATCAAGAAGCGCAACGTGGCGCACGCCCGCCAGCTGGCCATGTACCTATGCCGTGAGCTCACCGAACTATCCCTGCCAAAGATTGGCGCCCACTTCGGCGGCAAGGACCACACCACCGTCATCTACGCGGATCGCAAGATTCGCAAGGAAATGACGGAAAAACGCGGTACTTACGATGAAATCCAGGCCCTGACCCAAAGGATCAAGACCCACAACCGCTAGTGGTGTTAAGACCGTGGCTTGTAAGCGGTAGCCAGGCGCCGGATTTCTCTAAATAACACGACTGACCCGCCCGGGGATTTTCCCCGGGCGGGTCTTCCCGTTTTAGCGATTTTTGTGCTTTTAGAGGCCGTCTACTGCGGTTTTAGCTGTTTACAACCCCGAGAAAGAAGTTATCCACAGCCCTTATCCACAGCTGTGTAATTTCAATCTTGTAATTTAATGGTTTTGATCACAACGCCGCCGACGCAGCTGCGCCCGCGCCGCCTACAGGAATGACAAGATTCTTGTGAGTATCGCTGTGTTAAAACGGTGGAGAACTACATAAAACCTGTGATCAAAACCGGCACGCCGCCACTTATCCACATTTGGCCGCCGTTATGCACATTCAAATCACAAGAAAACGCACACCCGGAAAATCCGGCGCTATCTTGTCATTTACCCCGAATCCCACAGATCGCACAGCACCTATTACTACTACTAGTTAAATAATTTGTTCTTCCTAGAAGTCTTAGGGTGTGTGGAAACTCGCGCGCCCGGCCTCTTCCGCCCGCCCGCTAGGCCGCAACCGCGGGGAAGAATTTGTAAGACTGGGCTAAATCACAACAATCCACAAGGTGGGTTCGAAAAATAGCCCTTGCGGGCGTTGGCCGGTAAGTTGGAAGCGTTAGAAACGAAAACATTCTGTAATTACGAATTCTTAGTGCGAGGAGTAAGCCCAAGATGGAACCACAAGCTGTGTCATTCCGCGTGGCCAAGGACGATTTTTCTGATGCCGTTTCGTGGGTTGCCCGCAGCCTGCCATCAAAGGTGACGCAGCCAGTCCTCCGCGCGATGCTCATTACTGCAGATGACACAGGTTTGGAGCTCACGGGTTTCGACTATGAGGTTTCTACGCGCGTGCGTATCCCCGCAGAGATCGGCGAGCCAGGCCGCATCGCTGTAGCCGGCAAGCTCATCGCTGACATTGTCTCCACGCTGCCCAACAAGCCTGTCGAACTCGAATTACAGGGCAGCAAGGTTTTGCTGACCTGTGGTTCCTCCCGCTTTGAACTGCCGTTGATTCCTCTTGATGATTACCCACAGTTGCCAACGCTGCCGGAGGTCACCGGCACCATTAACCCGCAGCTGTTTACCGAGGCAGTAAGCCAGGTTGCCGCGGCGGCCGGCAAGGATGACACGCTTCCGATGCTCACCGGCGTGCACATGTCCATTGAGGGGTCCCATGTGGAGCTCACCGCAACTGACCGTTTCCGCCTGGCGATGCGCACCCTGGAATGGGAGCCGAACGCGGAAGACGTCGAGGCAAAATTGCTGGTCCCAGCCAAGACCCTGATGGATAACGCCCGCTCGGTAGATCCTCACCTGAACACCCCTATCGAGATTGCCGTGGGCACGGGTGAGAACATCGGCGCAGACGGGCTGTTTGGCCTGCACGCGGATAACCGCGAAACCACCACCCGCATGCTGGACGCGGATTTCCCGAACGTTCAGCCGCTGCTGCCTAAGACGCACACGGCCATGGCGTCGATTGAAATTTCCCCGCTCCTCGAGGCAATCCGCCGCGTGTCCCTGCTCACGGACCGCAACGCGCAGATCCGCATGGAATTCTCGGAGGGGCAGGTGATCCTCTCGGCCGGCGGATCGGATTCCGGCTCCGCGGAAGAGACGCTGCCATGCGCGTTTACCGGCCGCGATGAGCTCATCATCGCGTTTAACCCGAGCTACCTGAAGGACGGCCTGGGCGTTGTCCATACTGACCGCGTGGTCTTTGGTTTCACCGAACCATCCCGCCCCGCCATCCTCATCCCGGAGCCGGAAGAACTGCCGGAGGCGAATGAGGACGGTACCTTCCCAACCCCAGATACCAACTTCACGTACCTGCTCATGCCGGTGCGTCTGGCTGGTTAGAACCGGCGCGATTTAGCCAATAGTGCTGCATGTACGTACGCGAGCTTGACGTCAGGGACTTTCGATCGTGGCCCAGCCTGTCCATCGGGCTGGAGCCGGGAGTTACCCTATTCGTAGGCCGCAACGGCTTTGGCAAAACGAATATCGTTGAGGCTATTGGATACACCGCGCACCTGGCATCCCACCGGGTAAGCCAAGACGCGCCGCTGGTGCGCCAGGGCGCCGAGTCCGCTAGGGTGTCCGTCACCGCCGTCAACGACGGCCGCGAGCTCACCGCACACCTGTTGATCAAGGCCAAAGGCGCCAATCAGGGACAGATTAACCGCACCAGGCTCAAGACCCCTCGGGAGCTCCTGGGCGTGGTAAAGACGGTGCTGTTTTCACCGGAGGATCTGGCATTAGTCCGGGGCGAGCCGGCGGAGCGGCGCAAGTACTTAGATGACATAATCGCCTCACGCACCCCGCGACTGGCCGGAGTGAAGGCGGACTATGACAAGGTATTGCGCCAGCGCAACGCTTTATTAAAGTCCGCGAACCAGTCCCTTCGCCGCGGATACGGCGATGAGGATGGGGCTAGCGCCCTGGCCACGCTCGACGTATGGGACAACCAGCTGGCCCATTTCGGCGCGCAGGTGATGAAGGCCCGGCTCAACCTGTTGGACGAGCTTTCCACCCTCATCCCGGCCGCGTACGAGGGGCTGGCCCCGGAGTCCCGCCCTGCGCACATCGAATACAGTTCCTCCATCGATTTTTCTGATCGCAGCCTGCTGGAAACCATGCTGCTGACCGAGCTTGCGGCCAAGCGCCAGCGGGAAATCGAACGAGGGATGACCTTGGTGGGCCCGCACCGCGATGACCTGTTGCTCAACCTCGGCACGCAACCGGCCAAGGGCTTTGCGTCCCATGGCGAAACCTGGTCATACGCCATTTCTTTGCGCTTGGCGGAGTTCAACCTGCTGGCCTCGGACGGCACGGACCCCGTGCTGATCCTCGATGACGTGTTCGCCGAGCTCGACGCCCAGCGCCGCGAAAAGCTAGTGGCGCTTGCGGCCCAGGCGGAACAAGTCCTCATCACCGCTGCGGTGGATGAGGACCTGCCCGGCAACCTGGTTCCGGTGACCCGTTTTAACGTCACCGTCCGCGACGTTGAGGGCGGCAGGATCTCTGAGATCGCGCGCCTGGATGGAGACGGTAGCCACGGTGGCGATTCGGATGAGTAAGCAGGTGGATTTCTCCGGGGAGGAACACGACGTAGTGGAATGGGCGTTTGCCGCCGTGCGCTCCCGCGTGCCCAATCCACCAAAATTGCCCATGCGCAGGCGCGTAAAGCGCTACGAGCGCAATGACACCCCCGATGCCTCCGTTCCGGGATTGGAGAAGCTAGCGGCGCCAGCTGAGGCAGCCGCCCGGGAGCCCTCTACGGGGACTAATCCTGATGACATCGAGAATCCCGAGATCCGCGAGCTTGCCATTTTGATGAAGCGGCTTAGGGAAAACCAAGCGGCGAATAGGCGTCCTTCCGGGTTGGATGGGCGGCGTCCGCGCAGGCCTTTGGGGGTTCCGAGCCTGGGGGCTGCCCTCGGCCGCGAGATTCGCGAACGCGGGTGGGAAGGAAACCTGGCGGACGGCTGGATCTTCGGCCACTGGCCGGACATCGCGGGCGAGTACAACGCGCAGTTGACCAAGCCGGTCTCCCTGCGTAAATCGGTGCTGTACGTGGACTGCGCTAGCTCCGCCGTGGCTTCCAACCTTCTGTATGCGGAGCGGGAATTCGTTGCAAAAATAGAGGATAAGGTGGGCCAAGGCGTGGTCACCAAGATAGTCTTCAACCGCCCGAAGCAACGTAAAAACTATGAGGGGCGCCAGTGGGTCAAACCGCAGGGCTCACAAGACACTTATGGCTAAACGGCTAAATCGCCGGAATTTGGGGCATAAGCGCAGTGTGCGGTGCGGTCTAGTAGGGGGACACAGTGTAGAATAGCTGGAGTCTTAAAATTAACTAGAGCGATACAAGGGAGTAGACATCTCCGTGGCTACCCAACATGAATATAACGCCGATTCAATTACCATCCTCGAGGGCCTCGAAGCAGTTCGTAAGCGCCCGGGTATGTACATCGGTTCCACCGGCGTACGCGGCCTGCACCACCTGATCTGGGAGGTCGTAGACAACTCCGTCGATGAGGCCATGGCTGGTTATGCCACCAAGGTGACCGTCAAACTCCTCGCTGACGGCGGAGTAGAGGTAATCGATGACGGCCGCGGCATCCCGGTTGAGATGCACCCATCCGGCGCCCCAACCGTGCAGGTAGTTATGACCCAGCTGCACGCCGGCGGCAAGTTTGACTCCGAGTCCTACGCCGTATCCGGCGGTCTCCACGGCGTGGGTATCTCCGTTGTGAACGCTCTGTCTACCCGCGTAGAGGCGGACATTAAGCGTGACGGCAAGCACTGGGTGCAAAACTTCGAGCGCGCTATCCCGGATGAGCTGATAGAGGGCGGTAACGCACGCGGTACCGGTACCACTATCCGCTTTTGGCCGGACGCGGAAATCTTTGAGACGGTGGAGTTTAACTATGACACCATCGCCCGCCGCCTCCAGGAGATGGCCTTCCTCAACAAGGGCTTGACCATCCACCTGATCGATGAGCGCGTGACCGCGGAGCAGGTCAAGCTTGAGCAGATCGCCGACGCCGGTGACAACGCCGATTCCTTCGACGATTCCGAGGTCGAGAACCTCAATGACAAGGACGCCAAGAAGGAGCAGATTTTCCACTACCCGGACGGCCTGGTGGATTACGTCAAGCACATCAACTCCTCTAAGACGGCCATCCACCCAACCATCGTTTCCTTTGAGGCCAAAGCCGAAGATCACGAGGTTGAAATTGCGCTGCAGTGGAACTCCGGTTACAAAGAGTCCACCCACACCTTCGCGAACACCATCAATACCCATGAGGGTGGCACCCACGAAGAGGGCTTCCGCGCGGCCTTGACCACCTTGATGAACCGTTATGCCAAGGAGCATAAGCTCATTAAGGAAAAGGACGGCAACCTCTCCGGTGATGACTGCCGTGAGGGCATTGCCGCCGTCATTTCCGTCAAGGTCTCCGATCCGCAGTTTGAGGGCCAGACCAAGACCAAGCTGGGCAACTCCGAAATCAAGGGCTTTGTCCAGCGCGCGGTCAACGAGCATGTCACCGACTGGTTTGATGCGAACCCCGCCGAAGCAAAGGTCATTGTTCAAAAGGCGGTGTCCTCCGCACACGCCCGCGTGGCCGCGCGCAAGGCTCGTGAGCTGGTCCGCCGCAAGTCCGCCACCGATCTGGGCGGCCTGCCGGGCAAGCTGGCTGATTGCCGTTCCAAGGATCCAATCAAGTCTGAAATCTTCATCGTGGAGGGTGACTCCGCGGGCGGTTCCGCGAAGCAGGGCCGCGACTCCATGTACCAGGCGATTCTGCCGTTGCGCGGAAAGATCCTGAACGTGGAGAAGGCCCGCATGGACAAGGTCCTGAAGAACGCTGAGGTCCAGGCCATCATCACCGCTCTGGGTACTGGCATCCACGAGGAGTTTGATATCTCCAAGCTGCGCTACCACAAGATTGTGCTTATGGCGGATGCCGACGTGGACGGCCAGCACATCGCGACCCTGTTGCTCACCCTTCTCTTCCGTTTCATGCCGGAGTTGGTTGAGCAGGGCCACGTCTACCTGGCCAATCCACCTCTGTACAAGCTGAAGTGGGCAAAGGGAGAGCCGGGCTACGCTTTCTCCGATGCTCAGCGTGACAAGCAGCTCGAAGAGGGCCTTAACGCCGGCCGCAAGATTAACAAGGATGACGGTATTCAGCGTTACAAGGGTCTGGGCGAGATGAACCCCAACGAGCTGTGGGAGACCACGCTTGATCCAACCACTCGCATCCTGCGCCGCGTGGACCTAGAGGACGCGCAGCGCGCCGATGAGCTGTTTTCCATCCTCATGGGTGATGACGTAGCGGCCCGCCGTTCCTTCATCACCCGCCGCGCGAAGGATGTTCGCTTCTTGGACGTTTAAGGAACGGACGCCATAATTATTCGAGCCGTAGGGCGCTCTTCCCGCTTTAGGGGAGGGCGCCTTTGGCGTTGGGGATATTTTCCCGCGTCAACTAACGCAACAATCCCGTTCGATCCGCGGTGTAACTGGGTGAAAATGACCAAGATCGAACGGGATTGTTGCATTTTGGGGCCAAGCTTGTCCCCAAGGCCGCGGGCCTACATGTGGCGCTGCAGGATGCGGGCCAGCTCCGGGACGTTTGGCCCAATTATCTTGGAGGCCCTGCCGCGCAGCGAGTCATACGCCTTCGCCAGCGCCGCGACGTCAATGGACTGGGCGTGCTTGTCGGCGACGTTCATGACGGCATCGGTGACCTCGGTGGAGCGGGGTTCTACGTAGGCGCCGAAATCGGAGGAAGGTGAGGCCTCAAATTCCTGCCACAGGTGCTCAATTTCCCCAAGTATGTCTGGCAGCAGGCGGGAGATTCCCTTTTCAACGATGTTTGAATCGATCTGCTTGGCGGCGGCCACGGCGCCCTTAAGCGCGATTCCGGTGAGGCCGGATTGGGCCGCCACGGTGTTACCCACGAATCGTGCCAGATCGGCGACGACGGAGGGGCGCGTCGATGGTTCCAGGAGATGGGAAAGGCTTGACATGCGTGCCTACCCTACCGGCGCAGCGGGCGGGAAGAGGCCGGCGGTGGCCTGGGAAGATCCCAGCTGCAGCTGCTTTAACTGGTCGGCCAGTTCGGTCAAGCCGTTGGTGCGGGCCAAGCGCTCCAGATCAAAGTCCAGGCCGCCGTTTAGGCGCCCGGCCTCGGAGGAACCGGAAGAGCCCTGCATGCCGATCTGCTGCGCCAATTGGTCAACCTGGGCGCGAAGGACCGGGTTGTTATCCGTGATCAGTTTCGCCAGCGCGGCGGTGCCCACGGCGATGCCGCCAAAGAAGAGGAATGCGTCAATGGGGGAGGAGCCGGAAGACGTCTTGCCGGGCTCGCCCTGCTGGAAGTCGGGGTTGGGGTTAAAACCCTCCGGGAAGGTGTTGGCGTTGACCTCGGAGGAGCCGGCGGAGGAGCCCGAGGACCCGGTGGAGATGAGGTCTTGAGCGCCGCTGGACTGGGCGGTGGCCGCGGGTGCTCCCAGGCCGGCTGCGGCCAGGGTCAACGTGGCAACAGACGCGGCGGCGAGCTTCTTGAGCTTCATGGCACAAATCCTTTCACATTTCTCTCACAATCAACCTACACACCATCCGTTACGGAAAGATAGATTTCGGCGCATACTTTGGCGAATTCCTTATTCCTGCCACTGAGGGGCTCCAGCACTTCCAGCGTGCGCGCTAGCGCGCGGGCGGCGGCACTGGGGCCCGCGTGGACCGGGATGCCATCGATCTTGGCGCCGGCCGCCGCGGCGCCGGCGACTAGGGCATCAAACCGCACGATCCGTACCCGGTGATGCTTGCAGAATTCCCGCGCGATGATGAGAAGCTGTTCGGGGGTCATGGCTTTAGCCGCGTGACCTGCGGATCTCGGCCTCGAGTGCCGCGCGGCCGGGGATGGTGTGGCGGGCGAGGTCGTGGATGGCGGCGTCGGACAGAGTGCGCGCTGCGGCCTGAACCACCGCCCGGATGACGGCCTCCTGCTTCGATGTGCCCTGGGCCGCCGCCAGCAGGGTGAGGGCGTGATCCTGTTCCGGGGTGAGTCTCAACGTCATGGCCATGGTATCAAGATGATACCACCGCGGCGCCAAACAACGCTTTTTAGGCCCGTAAAAGGTAGAATGAGCGGTTATGAGTGACCCAACAGACGGTCTTTTCGACCAGATTCAGCCTATTGACATCAATGAGGAGATGGAATCGAGCTACATCGATTACGCCATGTCCGTCATTGTTGGCCGTGCCCTGCCGGACGTGCGTGACGGCCTTAAGCCGGTTCACCGCCGCATCCTCTACGCGATGTATGACTCCGGCTACCGCCCAGAGCGCGGCTACGTAAAGTCCGCCCGCCCGGTTTCTGACACCATGGGTCAGTTCCACCCGCACGGTGATTCCGCCATCTATGACACCCTGGTGCGCATGGCGCAGCCATGGTCCATGCGGTACCCGCTGGTAGACGGCCAGGGCAACTTTGGTTCCCCGGGCAATGACGGCCCCGCGGCTATGCGTTACACGGAGTGCCGCATGACCCCGCTGGCCATGGAAATGGTCCGTGACATCCGTTCCAACACCGTTAATTTCTCCCCGAACTATGACGGCAAGACCCAGGAGCCGGACGTGCTGCCATCCCGCGTCCCTAACCTGCTGATGAACGGTTCCGGCGGCATCGCGGTGGGCATGGCCACCAACATCCCGCCGCACAACCTGAATGAGTTGGCGGATGCCATCTACTGGATGCTGGATAACCCCGAGGCCGATGAAGAGACCGCCCTCGAGGCGGTTATGGGTTACGTGAAGGGCCCTGACTTCCCAACCGCCGGCCAGATTGTTGGCGATTCCGGCATCAAGGACGCCTACACCACGGGCCGCGGCTCCATCCGCATGCGCGGCGTGACCTCCATCGAGGAGCAGGGCAACCGCCAGACCATCGTGATTACCGAGCTGCCTTACCAGGTCAATCCGGATAACCTGGTGGCTAATATCGCCGAGTCGGTGGCCAACGGCAAGATTGCCGGCATCTCCAAGATCGAGGATGAGTCCTCTGACCGCGTGGGCATGCGCATCGTTGTCACCCTAAAGCGTGACGCCGTGGCGCGCGTGGTGCTCAACAACCTGTACAAGCACTCCCAGCTCCAGACGTCCTTCGGCGCCAACATGCTCTCCATCGTGGATGGCGTGCCGCGCACCCTGCGCCTGGATCAGATGTTGCGTTACTACGTGGCGCACCAGATTGAG
Encoded here:
- the dnaA gene encoding chromosomal replication initiator protein DnaA: MTETPGSLATQWRAAVSDLLGRAGKPQSGIPALSAPARLYLQLLNPVMEADGWALLSAPDDHAKHIVESELIGHIGPVLSTHLGHDVRVAIILDTPAPEPAPEPSVEAAPAPEPSPAPAPRPAPSPGTSPVARTEDNWDSTHAPASLDELAEQFNRQQAEAEAPQDYSQGSRLPRETPAHDPNRDQSLNPKHTFDSFVIGSSNRFANGAAVAVAENPAKAYNPLFIWGGSGLGKTHLLHAAGNYAQLLHPGLRVKYVSSEEFTNDYINSLRDDRQESFKRRYRNLDILMVDDIQFLEGKESTQEEFFHTFNALHQANKQIILSSDRPPRQLTTLEDRLRTRFEGGLITDVQPPDLETRIAILMKKAQADGTVIHRDVLELIASRFESSIRELEGALIRVSAYASLNHAPITVDMAREALHDLAPEGGHAQITPTTIIEVTAAYFDIDPEMLTGAIKKRNVAHARQLAMYLCRELTELSLPKIGAHFGGKDHTTVIYADRKIRKEMTEKRGTYDEIQALTQRIKTHNR
- the dnaN gene encoding DNA polymerase III subunit beta, which codes for MEPQAVSFRVAKDDFSDAVSWVARSLPSKVTQPVLRAMLITADDTGLELTGFDYEVSTRVRIPAEIGEPGRIAVAGKLIADIVSTLPNKPVELELQGSKVLLTCGSSRFELPLIPLDDYPQLPTLPEVTGTINPQLFTEAVSQVAAAAGKDDTLPMLTGVHMSIEGSHVELTATDRFRLAMRTLEWEPNAEDVEAKLLVPAKTLMDNARSVDPHLNTPIEIAVGTGENIGADGLFGLHADNRETTTRMLDADFPNVQPLLPKTHTAMASIEISPLLEAIRRVSLLTDRNAQIRMEFSEGQVILSAGGSDSGSAEETLPCAFTGRDELIIAFNPSYLKDGLGVVHTDRVVFGFTEPSRPAILIPEPEELPEANEDGTFPTPDTNFTYLLMPVRLAG
- the recF gene encoding DNA replication/repair protein RecF (All proteins in this family for which functions are known are DNA-binding proteins that assist the filamentation of RecA onto DNA for the initiation of recombination or recombinational repair.); the protein is MYVRELDVRDFRSWPSLSIGLEPGVTLFVGRNGFGKTNIVEAIGYTAHLASHRVSQDAPLVRQGAESARVSVTAVNDGRELTAHLLIKAKGANQGQINRTRLKTPRELLGVVKTVLFSPEDLALVRGEPAERRKYLDDIIASRTPRLAGVKADYDKVLRQRNALLKSANQSLRRGYGDEDGASALATLDVWDNQLAHFGAQVMKARLNLLDELSTLIPAAYEGLAPESRPAHIEYSSSIDFSDRSLLETMLLTELAAKRQREIERGMTLVGPHRDDLLLNLGTQPAKGFASHGETWSYAISLRLAEFNLLASDGTDPVLILDDVFAELDAQRREKLVALAAQAEQVLITAAVDEDLPGNLVPVTRFNVTVRDVEGGRISEIARLDGDGSHGGDSDE
- a CDS encoding DUF721 domain-containing protein is translated as MSKQVDFSGEEHDVVEWAFAAVRSRVPNPPKLPMRRRVKRYERNDTPDASVPGLEKLAAPAEAAAREPSTGTNPDDIENPEIRELAILMKRLRENQAANRRPSGLDGRRPRRPLGVPSLGAALGREIRERGWEGNLADGWIFGHWPDIAGEYNAQLTKPVSLRKSVLYVDCASSAVASNLLYAEREFVAKIEDKVGQGVVTKIVFNRPKQRKNYEGRQWVKPQGSQDTYG
- the gyrB gene encoding DNA topoisomerase (ATP-hydrolyzing) subunit B: MATQHEYNADSITILEGLEAVRKRPGMYIGSTGVRGLHHLIWEVVDNSVDEAMAGYATKVTVKLLADGGVEVIDDGRGIPVEMHPSGAPTVQVVMTQLHAGGKFDSESYAVSGGLHGVGISVVNALSTRVEADIKRDGKHWVQNFERAIPDELIEGGNARGTGTTIRFWPDAEIFETVEFNYDTIARRLQEMAFLNKGLTIHLIDERVTAEQVKLEQIADAGDNADSFDDSEVENLNDKDAKKEQIFHYPDGLVDYVKHINSSKTAIHPTIVSFEAKAEDHEVEIALQWNSGYKESTHTFANTINTHEGGTHEEGFRAALTTLMNRYAKEHKLIKEKDGNLSGDDCREGIAAVISVKVSDPQFEGQTKTKLGNSEIKGFVQRAVNEHVTDWFDANPAEAKVIVQKAVSSAHARVAARKARELVRRKSATDLGGLPGKLADCRSKDPIKSEIFIVEGDSAGGSAKQGRDSMYQAILPLRGKILNVEKARMDKVLKNAEVQAIITALGTGIHEEFDISKLRYHKIVLMADADVDGQHIATLLLTLLFRFMPELVEQGHVYLANPPLYKLKWAKGEPGYAFSDAQRDKQLEEGLNAGRKINKDDGIQRYKGLGEMNPNELWETTLDPTTRILRRVDLEDAQRADELFSILMGDDVAARRSFITRRAKDVRFLDV
- a CDS encoding DUF6918 family protein, whose product is MSSLSHLLEPSTRPSVVADLARFVGNTVAAQSGLTGIALKGAVAAAKQIDSNIVEKGISRLLPDILGEIEHLWQEFEASPSSDFGAYVEPRSTEVTDAVMNVADKHAQSIDVAALAKAYDSLRGRASKIIGPNVPELARILQRHM
- a CDS encoding cell filamentation protein Fic → MTPEQLLIIAREFCKHHRVRIVRFDALVAGAAAAGAKIDGIPVHAGPSAAARALARTLEVLEPLSGRNKEFAKVCAEIYLSVTDGV
- a CDS encoding CopG family transcriptional regulator is translated as MAMTLRLTPEQDHALTLLAAAQGTSKQEAVIRAVVQAAARTLSDAAIHDLARHTIPGRAALEAEIRRSRG